One genomic region from Pseudoduganella dura encodes:
- a CDS encoding OsmC family protein produces the protein MEVKVSWNGPSGMSFRAETGSGHMVVMDGAPEGGGHNLAPRPMEMVLLGTGGCTAYDVVLILKRGRADVRGCDVTLRAERADTDPKVFTRINFHFTVTGKDLKPEAVERAVNLSHDKYCSASIMLAKTAEITHSFEIVEA, from the coding sequence ATGGAAGTCAAAGTCAGCTGGAACGGCCCGTCGGGCATGAGTTTTCGCGCCGAAACGGGATCGGGCCACATGGTCGTGATGGATGGCGCGCCGGAAGGCGGCGGCCATAACCTGGCGCCGCGCCCGATGGAGATGGTGTTGCTGGGCACGGGCGGCTGCACGGCCTACGACGTGGTGCTGATCCTCAAGCGCGGCCGGGCCGACGTGCGCGGTTGCGATGTGACGCTGCGCGCCGAGCGCGCCGACACCGACCCGAAGGTGTTCACGCGGATCAACTTCCACTTCACCGTCACGGGCAAGGACCTGAAGCCGGAAGCGGTGGAACGCGCCGTCAACCTGTCGCACGACAAGTACTGTTCGGCCAGCATCATGCTGGCCAAGACGGCCGAGATCACGCATTCGTTCGAAATCGTCGAAGCGTAG
- a CDS encoding ABC transporter ATP-binding protein yields the protein MELRIRNLSKTYANGVVALDNITLMIPAGMFGLLGPNGAGKSTLMRILATLQECDTGSVFLGDLDVLDEKDAVRRLLGYLPQDFGLYPKVTAYELLDHFAVLKGLSHRTRRREVVDGLLQQTNLFDVRNQKLGTFSGGMRQRFGIAQALLGDPKLIIVDEPTAGLDPQERVRFHNLLSDIGDDRTVILSTHIVSDVADLCSNMAIINKGQLLVTGATQELIDDISCKIWARFIDKRELAYFQQRHTIISTRLLSGRTLIHAYSDDDPGDGFEEAIGDLEDVYFATIAGRHVADACD from the coding sequence ATGGAACTACGCATCCGCAACCTGTCGAAGACCTACGCCAACGGCGTGGTCGCGCTGGACAACATCACGCTGATGATCCCAGCCGGCATGTTCGGCCTGCTGGGCCCGAACGGCGCCGGCAAGTCGACGCTGATGCGCATCCTGGCCACGCTGCAGGAATGCGATACCGGCTCCGTATTCCTCGGCGATCTCGACGTACTCGATGAAAAGGATGCGGTGCGCCGCCTGCTCGGCTACCTGCCGCAGGATTTCGGCCTGTATCCGAAAGTGACCGCCTACGAACTGCTGGACCATTTCGCCGTGCTGAAGGGCCTGTCGCACCGCACGCGCCGCCGCGAGGTGGTCGACGGCCTGCTGCAGCAGACCAACCTGTTCGACGTGCGCAACCAGAAGCTCGGCACATTCAGCGGCGGCATGCGCCAGCGCTTCGGCATCGCCCAGGCGCTGCTGGGCGACCCGAAACTGATCATCGTCGACGAACCCACGGCCGGCCTCGATCCGCAGGAGCGCGTACGCTTCCATAACCTGCTGTCCGACATCGGCGACGACCGCACCGTGATCCTGTCGACCCACATCGTCAGCGACGTGGCCGACCTGTGTTCGAACATGGCGATCATCAACAAGGGCCAGTTGCTGGTCACCGGCGCCACGCAGGAGCTGATCGACGATATCAGCTGCAAGATCTGGGCGCGCTTCATCGACAAGCGCGAGCTGGCCTATTTCCAGCAGCGCCACACGATCATTTCCACGCGGCTGCTGTCCGGCCGCACGCTGATCCATGCCTACAGCGACGACGATCCGGGCGACGGCTTCGAGGAAGCCATCGGCGACCTCGAGGACGTTTACTTCGCCACGATCGCCGGCCGCCACGTGGCCGACGCCTGCGACTGA
- a CDS encoding ABC transporter permease/M1 family aminopeptidase, with the protein MLAIALFEAKQRLRLLSTWVYFLLFLALAMLWMAGAGGVFKDFTVTFGGKVLINAPRSVMLTTSALGCLGVIVVAAVMGRAVQQDFEYDMHHFFFSAPIRKFEYMFGRFIGAWLVLAAIFTSILLGILFGSWLPGVDPERVGRFVPEAYLLAYFIILLPNLFIFGAIFYVMAALTRRMLPVYIGSVVMLVGYIVAPGLARDLDYKTLAALIDPFGTAALIRLTEYWPIAERNTRLVLPEGVYLLNRAIWCSLALVALLLGYWRFHFVSTVDSGAAARGEGDVPLRITGTAARTVETPDFKSRSLTLLLFQFSWLNLRETVKNVYFFVLVLAGVLLMYASALEMGSMWGTTTYPVTYMVIETMSQAFALVMAVVTTFYAGELVWREREHRMALMLDALPVPGWLPMVSKLIALVALQALLLLLVMLCGMSVQVFRGYFHLDPMQYLHTLYAVQLPLYALLAVLAIAMQVLVGHKYVAFFLMILYYVATVAMPTVGFNHPMVLYAWTPEMRYSDMNGYGHYLVREHWYVLYWTGAALMLAVATRVFWPRGANDEWRIRVQLARRALTVPVLAGFGLGLAVMTGTGAILYYNLNVANRFQSTFRVDADRADYERKYKATAGVAQPRITDVKLHVEIMPEQRRLLVKGRYLLANRGGVPLTAIYVSTDPQADLRPLRFGTASRVTLTDRELGFHRYTLSQPLAPGATLSLEFEMSYAPNGFFGLGKDTPVVANGTFFNNTILPHIGYQRDRELTDPRDRRRHGLPAQERELPRDDPKGLANNMLGSDADWVTFDAVIGTDADQTAIAPGTLEKEWTKDGRRWFHYRMDKPILNFYSFQSARYVIKHDWWQDVGIEIYYHPGHEYNLDRMTKGAKDALDYYTRNFGPYQHKILRIVEFPRYRSYAQSYPNTVPFSEGMGFIAEVDDRNPKDIDYPYYVTAHELAHQWWGHQLVGGNTRGATVLSETLSEYSALMVMKRTFGADRMRRFLRYDLDMYLHGRAMENRKELPLADNENQDYIHYRKGSLAMYQLQDVVGEDRVNAVLRNLLKQYAYRGDPYPSVTALVDGLRAVVPPAQAYLIDDLFNAIVLYDNRALAATAQRRKDGRYEVRLTVHAAKLRADGLGAEKDTPLADLIDIGIDARDGKPLLRERRLIDRRETTVTLVVNGRPARAGIDPDNKLIDRKPDDNMIAVEMAQP; encoded by the coding sequence ATGCTGGCGATCGCGCTCTTTGAAGCGAAGCAGCGGCTGCGGCTGCTGTCGACCTGGGTGTACTTCCTGCTGTTCCTGGCACTGGCGATGCTGTGGATGGCGGGCGCCGGCGGCGTGTTCAAGGATTTCACGGTAACGTTCGGCGGCAAGGTGCTGATCAACGCGCCGCGCTCGGTCATGCTGACCACCAGCGCGCTCGGCTGCCTCGGCGTGATCGTGGTGGCGGCCGTGATGGGGCGCGCGGTGCAGCAGGACTTCGAATACGACATGCACCACTTCTTCTTCTCGGCGCCGATCCGCAAGTTCGAGTACATGTTCGGCCGCTTCATCGGCGCCTGGCTGGTGCTGGCGGCGATCTTCACCAGCATCCTGCTCGGCATCCTGTTCGGCAGCTGGTTGCCCGGCGTGGATCCGGAACGGGTGGGCCGCTTCGTGCCCGAGGCCTACCTGCTGGCCTATTTCATCATCCTGCTGCCGAACCTGTTCATTTTCGGCGCCATCTTCTATGTGATGGCGGCGCTGACACGGCGCATGCTGCCGGTGTACATCGGCAGCGTGGTCATGCTGGTCGGCTACATCGTGGCGCCGGGCCTGGCGCGCGACCTGGATTACAAGACGCTGGCCGCGCTGATCGATCCGTTCGGCACCGCCGCGCTGATCCGGCTCACCGAATACTGGCCGATCGCCGAGCGCAATACGCGCCTGGTGCTGCCCGAGGGGGTGTACCTGCTGAACCGCGCGATCTGGTGCTCGCTGGCGCTGGTGGCGCTGCTGCTCGGCTACTGGCGCTTCCATTTCGTGAGCACCGTCGACAGCGGCGCGGCGGCGCGTGGCGAAGGCGATGTGCCGCTGCGCATCACCGGCACCGCGGCACGCACGGTCGAAACGCCGGACTTCAAGTCGCGCAGCCTCACGCTGCTGCTGTTCCAGTTCAGCTGGCTGAACCTGCGCGAAACGGTGAAGAACGTCTATTTCTTCGTGCTGGTGCTGGCCGGCGTGCTGCTGATGTATGCCAGCGCGCTGGAGATGGGATCGATGTGGGGCACCACCACCTACCCGGTCACGTACATGGTGATCGAAACGATGTCGCAGGCGTTCGCGCTGGTGATGGCCGTGGTGACCACGTTCTACGCGGGAGAGCTGGTGTGGAGGGAACGGGAACACCGTATGGCGCTGATGCTCGATGCGCTGCCCGTGCCGGGCTGGCTGCCGATGGTTTCCAAGCTCATTGCACTGGTGGCGCTGCAGGCGCTGCTGCTGCTGCTGGTGATGCTGTGCGGGATGTCGGTGCAGGTGTTCCGCGGCTACTTCCACCTGGACCCGATGCAGTACCTGCACACGCTGTACGCGGTGCAACTGCCCCTGTATGCGCTGCTGGCGGTGCTGGCCATCGCGATGCAGGTGCTGGTTGGCCACAAGTACGTGGCGTTCTTCCTGATGATCCTGTATTACGTGGCCACGGTCGCGATGCCCACGGTGGGCTTCAACCATCCGATGGTGCTGTATGCATGGACGCCCGAGATGCGGTATTCGGACATGAACGGCTATGGTCACTACCTGGTGCGCGAACACTGGTATGTGCTGTACTGGACCGGCGCCGCGCTGATGCTGGCGGTGGCCACGCGCGTGTTCTGGCCGCGCGGCGCGAACGACGAATGGCGCATCCGCGTGCAACTGGCGCGCCGCGCGCTGACCGTGCCGGTACTGGCCGGCTTCGGCCTCGGCCTCGCGGTGATGACGGGCACCGGCGCAATCCTGTATTACAACCTGAACGTGGCGAACCGGTTCCAGTCCACGTTCCGGGTGGACGCCGACCGCGCGGATTACGAACGCAAGTACAAGGCCACGGCCGGCGTGGCGCAACCGCGCATCACCGACGTGAAGCTGCACGTGGAAATCATGCCGGAGCAGCGACGGCTGCTGGTCAAGGGCCGCTACCTGCTGGCCAACCGCGGCGGCGTGCCGCTTACCGCGATCTATGTGAGCACCGATCCCCAGGCAGACCTGCGCCCGCTGCGCTTCGGCACCGCCAGCCGTGTCACGCTGACCGACCGGGAGCTTGGTTTCCATCGCTACACGCTGTCGCAGCCGCTGGCGCCGGGCGCCACGCTGTCGCTGGAGTTCGAAATGTCGTATGCGCCGAACGGCTTCTTCGGCCTGGGCAAGGATACCCCGGTGGTGGCCAATGGCACCTTCTTCAACAACACGATCCTGCCGCACATCGGCTACCAGCGCGACCGCGAACTGACGGACCCGCGCGACCGCAGGCGGCACGGCCTGCCGGCGCAGGAACGGGAGCTGCCGCGCGACGACCCGAAAGGGCTGGCCAATAACATGCTGGGCAGCGACGCCGACTGGGTAACGTTCGATGCCGTGATCGGCACGGACGCCGACCAGACCGCGATCGCTCCCGGCACGCTGGAAAAGGAATGGACGAAGGATGGCCGCCGCTGGTTCCACTACCGGATGGACAAGCCCATCCTGAACTTCTACTCGTTCCAGTCGGCACGCTACGTGATCAAGCACGACTGGTGGCAGGACGTGGGCATCGAGATCTACTACCACCCGGGTCATGAGTACAACCTGGACCGGATGACGAAAGGCGCCAAGGATGCGCTCGACTACTACACGCGCAACTTCGGCCCGTACCAGCACAAGATCCTGCGCATCGTGGAGTTTCCCCGCTACCGGTCCTATGCGCAGTCCTACCCGAACACTGTACCGTTCTCGGAAGGCATGGGCTTCATCGCCGAGGTGGATGACCGCAATCCGAAGGACATCGACTATCCGTATTATGTGACGGCGCACGAGCTGGCGCATCAGTGGTGGGGCCACCAGCTGGTGGGCGGCAATACGCGCGGCGCCACGGTACTGTCCGAAACGCTGTCCGAGTACTCGGCGCTGATGGTGATGAAGCGCACGTTCGGCGCCGACCGCATGCGCCGCTTCCTGCGCTACGACCTGGACATGTACCTGCATGGCCGGGCCATGGAAAACAGGAAGGAGCTGCCTCTGGCGGACAACGAGAACCAGGACTACATCCACTATCGCAAGGGCAGCCTGGCGATGTACCAGCTGCAGGATGTGGTCGGCGAAGACCGCGTGAACGCCGTGCTGCGCAACCTGCTGAAGCAATATGCCTACCGCGGCGATCCGTATCCGAGCGTGACGGCGCTGGTGGACGGCCTGCGCGCCGTGGTGCCGCCCGCCCAGGCCTACCTGATCGACGACCTGTTCAATGCGATCGTCCTGTACGACAACCGCGCGCTGGCGGCCACGGCGCAGCGCCGCAAGGACGGCCGCTACGAGGTGCGGCTGACCGTGCATGCGGCGAAGCTGCGCGCGGACGGGCTGGGCGCGGAAAAGGACACCCCGCTCGCCGACCTGATCGACATCGGCATCGACGCCAGGGACGGCAAGCCGCTGCTGCGCGAACGCCGGCTCATCGACCGCCGCGAAACCACGGTGACGCTGGTCGTGAACGGCCGGCCGGCCCGTGCCGGCATCGACCCGGACAACAAGCTGATCGACCGCAAACCGGACGACAACATGATTGCCGTGGAGATGGCGCAGCCCTGA
- the ypfJ gene encoding KPN_02809 family neutral zinc metallopeptidase, which produces MRWDGNRESDNVEDRRGGGGGGGGFGFGGGSLSIGGVVIALILSFVFGINPLTLLGGMQGGAPQQATQQTTPANDTETRFMRTVLADTEDTWGALFSAQGAQYQPPKLVLFTGRTATGCGTGQSATGPFYCPADSKVYIDLDFYRLMKERFKVSGEFAQAYVVAHEIGHHVQHLLGVSDQVHQAQQTTSETQANALSVRLELQADCYAGVWAFHANRSRQILEQGDVEAALSAATAIGDDALQRQSQGHVVPDSFTHGTSAQRARWFRTGLDSGDVAQCDTFKARQL; this is translated from the coding sequence ATGCGTTGGGACGGCAACCGCGAAAGCGATAATGTGGAAGACCGCCGCGGTGGCGGTGGAGGCGGCGGGGGATTCGGCTTCGGTGGCGGCTCGCTGAGCATCGGCGGCGTCGTCATTGCGCTGATCCTTTCCTTTGTGTTCGGCATCAATCCGCTCACCCTGCTGGGCGGCATGCAGGGCGGCGCCCCGCAGCAGGCCACGCAGCAGACAACACCCGCCAACGACACCGAAACCCGCTTCATGCGAACCGTGCTGGCCGACACCGAGGACACATGGGGCGCGCTGTTCAGCGCCCAGGGCGCCCAGTACCAGCCGCCGAAGCTGGTGCTGTTCACCGGCCGCACCGCCACCGGCTGCGGTACCGGCCAGTCGGCCACCGGCCCGTTCTACTGCCCGGCCGACAGCAAGGTCTACATCGACCTCGATTTCTACCGGCTGATGAAGGAACGCTTCAAGGTCTCCGGCGAGTTCGCGCAGGCCTATGTGGTCGCGCATGAAATCGGGCACCACGTGCAGCACCTGCTGGGCGTGTCCGACCAGGTGCACCAGGCGCAGCAAACCACCAGCGAAACGCAGGCGAACGCATTGTCGGTACGCCTGGAACTGCAGGCGGACTGCTATGCCGGCGTGTGGGCATTCCATGCCAACCGGTCGCGCCAGATCCTGGAGCAGGGCGACGTGGAAGCGGCGCTGTCGGCCGCCACCGCGATCGGCGACGACGCGCTGCAGCGCCAGTCGCAGGGCCACGTCGTGCCGGATTCGTTCACGCACGGCACCTCGGCGCAGCGCGCCCGCTGGTTCCGTACCGGGCTCGATAGCGGCGACGTGGCGCAGTGCGATACCTTCAAGGCGCGGCAGCTGTAA
- a CDS encoding methyl-accepting chemotaxis protein — MKNLTIGTRLAAGFALVLALMTLMTAFGIYHMQAVAEATQDMMREPLAKERLVGDWYRLIHTSVRRTSAISKSSDSSLAAFFAEDTANSTRTVNELQKQVEALLATPAEKQVFGDIGAARKRYVASRDDIVALKKEGKLEEANAVLMGRFQPDGQAYLAALEALLELQRKAIDTEAARIDHLFQGNRRFLIACGAAVLALGAFCSWWLTRGIVVPLTRAVEIACSVADNDLRSEIVVTSNDETGRLLSALKTMNEGLAHIVGQVRSGTEHMTSASSQIAAGNMDLSARTEQQAGALEETASSMEELTSTVRQNADNARQANQLAASASEVAVRGGAVVGEVVQTMESINASAKKIVDIISVIDGIAFQTNILALNAAVEAARAGEQGRGFAVVAGEVRNLAQRSAAAAREIKALIGDSVGKVDAGSRLVEQAGATMAEVVQSIQRVTCIMGEITTASVEQSAGIEQVNHAIADMDGVTQQNAALVEEAAAAAASMRQQAEALAAVVAVFKVDGAMTPDTPRAALRLAA, encoded by the coding sequence ATGAAAAACCTGACCATCGGCACCCGCCTTGCCGCGGGCTTCGCTCTCGTGCTGGCCCTGATGACCCTGATGACCGCGTTCGGCATCTACCACATGCAGGCCGTTGCCGAGGCAACGCAGGACATGATGCGCGAACCGCTGGCCAAGGAGCGGCTGGTGGGCGACTGGTACCGCCTGATTCACACCAGCGTGCGCCGCACGTCGGCAATCTCGAAGAGTTCGGACAGTTCGCTGGCCGCGTTCTTCGCGGAAGACACTGCCAATTCGACGCGCACGGTCAACGAACTGCAAAAGCAGGTCGAGGCGCTACTGGCGACGCCGGCGGAAAAACAGGTGTTCGGCGATATCGGCGCCGCCCGCAAGCGTTACGTGGCCTCACGCGACGACATCGTGGCACTGAAGAAAGAGGGCAAGCTCGAGGAGGCGAACGCCGTGCTGATGGGGCGTTTCCAGCCTGATGGCCAGGCTTACCTGGCGGCGCTCGAAGCGCTGCTCGAGCTGCAACGCAAGGCGATCGACACGGAAGCGGCACGCATCGACCACCTGTTCCAGGGCAACCGCCGGTTCCTGATTGCCTGTGGCGCGGCGGTGCTGGCGCTGGGGGCGTTCTGTTCGTGGTGGCTGACCCGCGGCATCGTGGTGCCGCTGACCCGGGCAGTGGAAATCGCCTGCAGCGTTGCCGACAACGATCTGCGCAGCGAAATCGTGGTGACGTCGAACGACGAGACGGGCCGCCTGCTGAGCGCGCTGAAAACGATGAACGAAGGCCTGGCCCATATTGTCGGCCAGGTGCGCAGCGGTACCGAACACATGACGAGCGCATCGAGCCAGATCGCAGCCGGCAACATGGACCTGTCGGCACGCACCGAGCAGCAGGCCGGCGCGCTGGAAGAAACGGCATCGTCGATGGAAGAGCTGACCTCGACGGTGCGCCAGAACGCGGACAATGCGCGCCAGGCGAACCAGCTGGCCGCCAGCGCATCGGAAGTCGCGGTGCGCGGCGGCGCCGTGGTCGGCGAGGTGGTGCAGACCATGGAATCGATCAACGCGTCGGCGAAAAAGATCGTCGACATCATCTCGGTCATCGACGGCATTGCGTTCCAGACCAATATCCTGGCGCTGAACGCGGCAGTGGAAGCGGCCCGGGCCGGCGAGCAGGGACGCGGCTTCGCCGTCGTGGCCGGCGAAGTGCGCAACCTCGCGCAGCGCTCGGCCGCCGCGGCCCGGGAAATCAAGGCGCTGATCGGCGATTCGGTCGGCAAGGTGGATGCGGGCAGCAGGCTGGTCGAGCAGGCCGGCGCCACGATGGCGGAGGTGGTGCAGAGCATCCAGCGCGTGACCTGCATCATGGGCGAGATCACCACCGCGAGCGTGGAACAGAGCGCCGGCATCGAGCAGGTGAACCATGCCATCGCGGACATGGACGGCGTGACGCAGCAGAACGCCGCGCTGGTCGAGGAAGCAGCCGCCGCCGCCGCATCGATGCGGCAGCAGGCAGAGGCATTGGCGGCTGTGGTGGCGGTGTTCAAGGTGGATGGGGCGATGACGCCGGATACGCCGCGGGCGGCGTTGCGGCTGGCGGCTTGA
- a CDS encoding DUF3597 domain-containing protein, with the protein MGILSNIFHKIFPSSHPAVAAKPAPAPAAAPAAQPQAAPAAPAAAPAAQPAAAPAALSEVDVEAILNGKAQQSGQPLNWRTSIVDLLKLLDLDSSLQSRKELAQELHYTGDTGDSATMNVWLHRQVMNKLAANGGKVPADLKD; encoded by the coding sequence ATGGGTATCCTCAGCAACATCTTCCACAAGATCTTCCCGTCGTCCCATCCGGCCGTGGCAGCGAAGCCTGCACCGGCGCCTGCCGCCGCGCCGGCGGCCCAGCCACAGGCCGCTCCTGCCGCGCCTGCTGCGGCGCCCGCGGCGCAGCCCGCTGCCGCCCCGGCCGCATTGTCCGAAGTGGACGTGGAAGCGATCCTGAACGGCAAGGCCCAGCAGTCCGGCCAGCCGCTGAACTGGCGCACGTCGATCGTCGACCTGCTGAAACTGCTGGACCTGGACAGCAGCCTGCAATCGCGCAAGGAACTCGCGCAGGAGCTGCACTATACCGGCGATACCGGCGATTCGGCGACGATGAACGTGTGGCTGCACCGGCAGGTGATGAACAAGCTGGCCGCCAACGGCGGCAAGGTACCGGCCGATCTGAAGGACTGA
- the coq7 gene encoding 2-polyprenyl-3-methyl-6-methoxy-1,4-benzoquinone monooxygenase has product MSSKFHFHSPLDRLICSTDKALRVLAGVASASRPTPAARIDDMALTDEERKHSAGLIRVDHVGEVMAQALYNSQARFARSDMLREKFEEASREEEDHLAWTAQRLKELNSQTSVLAPLFYAGAYALGTVAARMGDPHSLGFVVETERQVEKHLESHLESLPANDAKSRAIVDQMRLDEIAHGKAAQELGAAQTPLPVRLAMTAMSKLMTGTAYHI; this is encoded by the coding sequence ATGAGCTCGAAATTCCATTTCCATTCTCCTCTCGACCGCCTCATCTGCAGTACCGACAAGGCCCTGCGCGTGCTTGCGGGTGTGGCCTCCGCATCGCGCCCCACGCCGGCCGCCCGCATCGATGACATGGCGCTGACGGACGAGGAACGCAAGCACAGCGCCGGCCTGATCCGCGTCGACCACGTGGGCGAGGTGATGGCACAGGCGCTGTACAACTCGCAGGCCCGTTTCGCCAGGAGCGACATGCTGCGCGAAAAATTCGAGGAAGCCAGCCGCGAGGAAGAGGATCACCTGGCATGGACGGCGCAGCGCCTGAAGGAACTCAATTCGCAGACCAGCGTGCTGGCGCCGCTGTTCTATGCCGGCGCCTATGCGCTGGGCACGGTGGCCGCCAGGATGGGCGATCCGCACAGCCTCGGCTTCGTGGTGGAAACGGAGCGCCAGGTGGAAAAGCACCTGGAGAGCCACCTGGAAAGCCTGCCCGCCAACGATGCGAAGTCTCGCGCGATCGTCGACCAGATGCGCCTCGACGAGATCGCGCACGGCAAGGCCGCGCAGGAACTGGGCGCCGCGCAGACGCCGTTGCCGGTTCGGCTGGCGATGACCGCGATGTCGAAGCTGATGACGGGTACCGCATACCATATCTGA
- a CDS encoding ABC transporter permease, translated as MRPRLKPLFVTVFLKELLETLRDRRALSLLLIFVLMYPALVGGILYQQINRATAPEKDGIELTVIGAQRAPTLMTQLKQKNINVTEAKPMSEEDITALLRANKVAAVLRLSDTYGSDYRDMRPARLELWHDSATDHGRQVADIENVLRAYGNTIAGARLLAHGVSPATLFPVQVQRYDTGTSASRSATVIGAMLGMFFVPAFFFALSPSVDSTAGERERRSLEVLLAQPARTIDLVAGKWFAASALSLAGLTLELCVAHGILKWLPLEEIGMSWRLSWSDLALVCLVSLALPLLAAALEIALAINAKSFKEAQTTASIAMLIPMVPVIVVPMMDLATKTWMYAVPLLAHQTLLRELAKGQAVGLLPFVLTFGSSLAIALLCVAFTVWRMKSERYMMGV; from the coding sequence ATGAGGCCCCGCCTGAAGCCTCTGTTCGTCACCGTCTTCCTGAAGGAACTGCTCGAAACGCTGCGCGACCGGCGCGCGCTGTCGCTGCTGCTGATCTTCGTGCTGATGTACCCGGCGCTGGTGGGAGGCATCCTGTACCAGCAGATCAACCGCGCCACGGCCCCCGAAAAGGACGGCATCGAGCTGACCGTGATCGGCGCGCAGCGCGCGCCCACGCTGATGACGCAACTGAAGCAGAAGAACATCAACGTGACGGAGGCGAAACCGATGTCGGAAGAGGACATCACCGCCCTGCTGCGCGCGAACAAGGTGGCGGCGGTGCTGCGTCTGTCCGATACATACGGCAGCGACTACCGCGACATGCGCCCGGCGCGGCTGGAGCTGTGGCATGACTCGGCCACCGACCATGGCCGCCAGGTGGCCGACATCGAGAACGTGCTGCGCGCCTACGGCAACACGATCGCCGGCGCCCGCCTGCTGGCACACGGCGTCTCGCCCGCCACGCTGTTCCCGGTGCAGGTGCAGCGCTACGACACCGGCACCAGCGCCTCGCGCTCGGCCACGGTGATCGGCGCGATGCTCGGCATGTTCTTCGTTCCCGCGTTCTTCTTCGCGCTCAGCCCCTCCGTCGACAGCACCGCCGGCGAACGCGAACGCCGCTCGCTGGAGGTGCTGCTGGCGCAGCCGGCACGCACGATCGACCTGGTGGCCGGCAAGTGGTTCGCCGCCTCGGCGCTGTCGCTGGCCGGACTCACGCTGGAACTGTGCGTGGCGCACGGCATCCTGAAATGGCTGCCGCTGGAGGAAATCGGCATGTCGTGGCGCCTGTCCTGGAGCGACCTGGCGCTGGTCTGCCTCGTTTCGCTGGCGCTGCCGCTGCTCGCCGCGGCGCTGGAGATCGCACTGGCCATCAATGCCAAGTCGTTCAAGGAAGCACAGACCACCGCCAGCATTGCAATGCTGATACCGATGGTGCCCGTGATCGTGGTTCCGATGATGGACCTGGCAACGAAGACGTGGATGTACGCGGTGCCGCTGCTCGCGCACCAGACGCTGCTGCGCGAACTGGCCAAGGGCCAGGCCGTGGGCCTTTTGCCATTCGTGCTGACTTTCGGCAGCAGCCTGGCGATCGCCCTGCTGTGCGTGGCGTTTACCGTGTGGCGGATGAAGAGCGAGCGCTACATGATGGGTGTGTGA